The Aggregicoccus sp. 17bor-14 genome includes a region encoding these proteins:
- a CDS encoding AarF/ABC1/UbiB kinase family protein has product MNLQELNRVRQIGVIAARHGFGELTERAGVWRMLGKRERVEVSADAQRASTARRFRMLLNDLGPTFVKLGQILSTRADLLPAEFVEELAHLQDAVEPFPLAQVHEQIRSSLGGEVQEFFAEIDPTPLAAASIAQVHRAVTREGVEVAVKVQRPGIGEQIRSDLGVLRTLARLLEATVEETGIYSPSGIVEEFDRAIHEELDFLNEAANTRAFYENHRERPYLRVPQVHAELSSRTVLTLEFLRGTKFSQAQLAPEQREQLAKNIVDASFRQLFEDGLFHGDPHPGNILVMEGGVLALLDYGVVGRLSKPMQDTLVMLCMAVALKDSDSVARILYRVGVPDGRANLVGFRNDIDGLLNSHLPRTLAEVDAQTLMRDLLDLAVKYRIRIPKEYALLSRASVATEGMLRTLYPELDIQAVALPYAKELLAGRYDMGQLQGGLMKTLLRFQSLASDLPTQLSQILLDMESGKFSVTVRADQFDKLNANLRAAAVIAFLGLCACGFIVGAFISFAQKPWLYGGVPVLGVVAIALAAMLFGAAFTWYLFGARFGKVRVSRFLKPRR; this is encoded by the coding sequence CGCCTCCACTGCGCGCCGCTTCCGGATGTTGCTCAACGACCTCGGCCCCACCTTCGTGAAGCTGGGGCAGATCCTCTCCACCCGCGCGGACCTGCTGCCCGCGGAGTTCGTGGAGGAGCTCGCGCACCTGCAGGATGCCGTGGAGCCCTTCCCGCTCGCGCAGGTGCACGAGCAGATCCGCAGCTCGCTGGGCGGAGAGGTGCAGGAGTTCTTCGCCGAGATCGACCCGACCCCCCTGGCCGCGGCCTCCATCGCCCAGGTGCACCGCGCCGTCACGCGCGAGGGCGTGGAGGTGGCGGTGAAGGTGCAGCGCCCGGGCATCGGGGAGCAGATCCGCAGCGACCTCGGGGTGCTGCGCACGCTGGCGCGCCTGCTCGAGGCGACGGTGGAGGAGACGGGCATCTACAGCCCCTCGGGCATCGTGGAGGAGTTCGACCGGGCCATCCACGAGGAGCTGGACTTCCTCAACGAGGCGGCCAACACCCGCGCCTTCTACGAGAACCACCGCGAGCGCCCCTACCTGCGCGTGCCGCAGGTGCACGCGGAGCTCAGCAGCCGCACGGTGCTCACGCTGGAGTTCCTGCGCGGCACCAAGTTCAGCCAGGCGCAGCTCGCCCCCGAGCAGCGCGAGCAGCTGGCCAAGAACATCGTGGACGCGAGCTTCCGCCAGCTCTTCGAGGACGGGCTGTTCCACGGAGACCCCCACCCGGGAAACATCCTGGTGATGGAGGGCGGCGTGCTCGCCCTGCTCGACTACGGCGTGGTGGGGCGGCTGTCCAAGCCCATGCAGGACACCCTGGTGATGCTGTGCATGGCGGTGGCGCTCAAGGACAGCGACTCCGTGGCGCGCATCCTCTACCGGGTGGGCGTGCCGGACGGGCGCGCGAACCTGGTGGGCTTCCGCAACGACATCGACGGGCTGCTCAACTCGCATCTGCCCCGCACGCTCGCCGAGGTGGACGCGCAGACGCTGATGCGCGACCTGCTGGATCTCGCGGTGAAGTACCGCATCCGCATCCCCAAGGAGTACGCGCTGCTCAGCCGCGCCTCGGTGGCCACCGAGGGCATGCTGCGCACGCTCTACCCGGAGCTGGACATCCAGGCGGTGGCGCTGCCGTACGCGAAGGAGCTGCTCGCGGGCCGCTACGACATGGGGCAGCTGCAGGGCGGGCTGATGAAGACGCTCTTGCGCTTCCAGTCGCTCGCGAGCGACCTGCCCACGCAGCTGTCCCAGATCCTGCTGGACATGGAGTCCGGCAAGTTCAGCGTCACGGTGCGCGCGGACCAGTTCGACAAGCTCAACGCGAACCTGCGCGCCGCCGCGGTCATCGCCTTCCTGGGGCTGTGCGCGTGCGGCTTCATCGTGGGCGCGTTCATCTCCTTCGCCCAGAAGCCCTGGCTCTACGGCGGGGTGCCGGTGCTGGGCGTGGTGGCGATCGCGCTCGCGGCGATGCTCTTCGGCGCCGCCTTCACCTGGTACCTGTTCGGCGCGCGCTTCGGCAAGGTGCGGGTGAGCCGCTTCCTCAAACCCCGGCGCTGA
- a CDS encoding S8 family serine peptidase codes for MKRLALCAVLTLVGCNNNEASAPDAGSCVDFSASVGSAQQQLRSTRPSDEEGREPVLVRFKEGRAADASKVTALGGKVKLTFPRLRTVAARLTPAELAALARNPDVEQISPDRKVYALGWNALPPVSVLKAAPASAGSAGEETRGVRMVQASDVWDANGDGILDVGAPTGAGIKVCVIDSGIDRTHPELTIPYLKGADFVDRLPDAGPSDDPSDETNGNVGGGHGTHVAGTIAAQFANGAKVNPRDATLDPNGVIGVAPGVQLLIARALGIDGSGSTSDVIDAVNWCTKEGAQIISLSLGSDAAIDEERTAFNDARDAGVLAFAASGNSGADKLLGYPAGYSSVNAVGAVLPDGGVASFSQHFPTNDGGTVIIKAGSFMAPGTGVQSTMIRGRGTVFTEQFTVGGQNFEGEGVELAPLGSYSGQLVNCGLGGTDTSCGDRATCSGFVAYMDRGGDVTFETKAENAIKQGAKAIIFGNSKPEDDNALAFTLNTERSQWVPSVAVTTVAAADIKTRFGRDVTLAVAGSDYAVQQGTSMATPHASAVAALVWSARPSLKADQVRCLMQRTAKDLGDDGYDSTYGYGLVQAKAAIDALNANGTIAQACNIPPP; via the coding sequence ATGAAGCGACTGGCGCTGTGTGCGGTGCTGACGCTGGTGGGCTGCAACAACAACGAGGCGAGCGCACCGGACGCGGGCTCTTGCGTGGACTTCAGCGCCAGCGTGGGCAGCGCCCAGCAGCAGCTGCGGTCCACCCGGCCCTCGGACGAGGAGGGCCGCGAGCCGGTGCTGGTGCGCTTCAAGGAGGGCCGGGCCGCGGACGCGAGCAAGGTCACGGCCCTGGGCGGCAAGGTGAAGCTCACCTTCCCCCGGCTGCGCACGGTGGCCGCGCGCCTCACGCCCGCCGAGCTCGCCGCGCTCGCGCGCAACCCGGACGTGGAGCAGATCTCTCCGGACCGCAAGGTCTACGCCCTCGGCTGGAACGCGCTGCCGCCCGTGTCCGTGCTCAAGGCGGCGCCGGCGTCCGCCGGCAGCGCGGGCGAGGAGACGCGCGGGGTCCGGATGGTGCAGGCCTCGGACGTGTGGGACGCGAACGGCGACGGCATCCTGGACGTGGGCGCCCCCACCGGCGCGGGCATCAAGGTCTGCGTCATCGACAGCGGCATCGATCGCACCCACCCGGAGCTGACCATCCCCTACCTCAAGGGGGCGGACTTCGTGGATCGCCTGCCGGACGCGGGGCCCAGTGACGACCCCAGCGACGAGACCAACGGGAACGTCGGCGGCGGCCACGGCACGCACGTGGCCGGCACCATCGCGGCGCAGTTCGCCAACGGCGCCAAGGTGAACCCCCGGGATGCGACGCTGGACCCCAACGGGGTGATCGGCGTGGCGCCGGGCGTGCAGCTGCTCATCGCGCGCGCCCTCGGCATCGACGGCTCGGGCAGCACCTCGGACGTGATCGACGCGGTGAACTGGTGCACGAAGGAGGGCGCGCAGATCATCAGCCTCTCGCTCGGCTCCGACGCAGCGATCGACGAGGAGCGCACGGCCTTCAACGACGCGCGGGACGCGGGCGTGCTCGCCTTCGCCGCCTCGGGCAACTCGGGCGCCGACAAGCTGCTGGGCTACCCGGCGGGCTACAGCTCGGTGAACGCGGTGGGCGCCGTGCTCCCGGACGGCGGCGTGGCGAGCTTCTCGCAGCACTTCCCGACCAACGACGGCGGCACCGTCATCATCAAGGCGGGCAGCTTCATGGCGCCGGGCACCGGCGTGCAGTCCACGATGATCCGCGGGCGCGGCACCGTCTTCACCGAGCAGTTCACCGTGGGCGGCCAGAACTTCGAAGGGGAGGGCGTGGAGCTCGCCCCGCTCGGCAGCTACAGCGGCCAGCTCGTCAACTGCGGCCTCGGCGGCACGGACACCTCGTGCGGCGATCGCGCCACCTGCTCGGGCTTCGTGGCCTACATGGACCGCGGCGGGGACGTCACCTTCGAGACGAAGGCGGAGAACGCCATCAAGCAGGGCGCCAAGGCGATCATCTTCGGCAACAGCAAGCCCGAGGACGACAACGCGCTCGCGTTCACGCTCAACACCGAGCGCTCGCAGTGGGTGCCCAGCGTCGCCGTCACCACGGTGGCCGCCGCGGACATCAAGACGCGCTTCGGCCGCGACGTGACGCTCGCCGTCGCCGGCTCCGACTACGCCGTGCAGCAGGGCACCTCCATGGCCACCCCGCACGCCTCCGCCGTGGCCGCGCTGGTGTGGAGCGCGCGCCCCAGCCTCAAGGCGGACCAGGTGCGCTGCCTCATGCAGCGCACCGCGAAGGACCTCGGGGACGACGGCTACGACTCCACCTACGGCTACGGCCTGGTGCAGGCGAAGGCGGCCATCGACGCGCTCAACGCGAACGGCACCATCGCGCAGGCGTGCAACATCCCCCCTCCGTAG